ACCAAACAGGTCGGCGGGGTCGTCGTGATAACTGAGGACTCAGCCCTCGGCGTCGCGGCGCTGGGCCGCGAGGGCGCGGACCAGGTCGGCCCGGGCCTCGCCGACGTAGCGCAGGGTCGGTGCGTCGAGCGACTCGGCCTCCGTGTCCAGCCAGCCGGTCAGCGCGTCCAGCGTCGAGGACTCCGCCAGGTTGCGCGGCGAGAGGTAGACCAGAACGTTCTCGCCCATCGAGGAGCCGAGCCGCGTGTAGACGTCCTTGGCCGCCGACAAGTACTTGCCGACGTACGGCCGCAGCAGCTCCTCCTGGCCCGGCTGCTGGAAGCCCAGGATGGTCCGGAACTGCGTCTCGTTCGGGGTGTCCTCGGACTCCACCGCGATCTGCCAGGCCGCTTCCTTGGCCTCGGCGGTCGGCCGGGCGGCCCGGGCCTGCGCGGCCCGCTCCTGCCCGGTGATGGTGCTGTCGCGGGTCAGCTCGTCGTCGATCGCGTCGCCGTCGATCCGGCCGAGCCGGGCCAGCGCGATGATCAGAGTCCAGCGCAGGTCGGTGTCGACGACCAGTCCGTCCGGCAGGTCGGTGCCGTCGAGCCAGCCGGCCAGCCGGTCCGCACCGGCGCCGGAGAAGACTCCGCCGATGTAGGCCCGGGCAAACGCGAGCTGGTGGTCGCTGCCGGCGGCCGCGTCGGCCAGCAGCTCGGCCAGCGCCTCCTCGTACTGCGCCCGCAGGGCCGCCCGGTTCTCCGGTACGGCGTAGTTGTTGATCGCCGTGGTCGCCTGCCCGAGCAGCGACCGTACGCCGGTCAGGTCCGTCTCGGCGCGGATCCCCTTGAGCACGATCCCGACGTACTGCGAGGCCGGCATCTCGGCGTCGCGCGTCATGTCCCAGGTCGCACCCCAGGCCAGCGCCCGCGGCAGCGACTCGGACAGCTGGTCGATCGACTCGACCAGGGTCGCCCGGGAGCGCTCGTCGAGCCGGATCTTGGCGTAGGTCAGGTCGTCGTCGTTCAGCAGCACGAGGTCCGGCTGCGTCGCGCCGACCAGCTCGGCCAGCTCGGTCCGCGGACCGTCGATGTCGACCTCGAACCGCTCGGTGCGGACCAGACCGGCGTCGGTCCGCCGGTAGAGCCCGACCGCGAGCCGGTGCGGCCGCAGGACCGGGAAGTCCGCGGCGGCGGTCTGCTCGATCGCGAACGACGTGAACGCGCCGTTGCCGTCGACCGCGAAGTCCGCGCGCAGCGTGTTCACCCCGGCGGTCCGCAGCCAGCGCTCGGTCCAGTCGTCGAGGTCGCGCCCGGACGCCTTCTCCAGCGGCTTCAGCAGGTCGGCCAGCTCGGTGTTGCCGAAGGCGTGGTCGGCGAAGTACTCCTTGAGCGCCGCGACGAAGGTGTCCTCACCGACGAACGCGACCAGCTGGCGCAGCGTCGAGGCGCCCTTGGCGTAGGTGATGCCGTCGAAGTTCACCTCGACCGCGTGGAAGTCGACCATGTCCGCGGCGATCGGATGCGTCGAGGGCAGCTGGTCCTGCCGGTACGCCCAGGTCTTGCGGGCGTTGCAGAACGTCGTCCAGGCGTCGGCGTACTTGGTGGTCGCGGTCGCCTGGGCCCAGTGGCTGGCCCACTCGGCGAACGACTCGTTGAGCCACAGGTCGTCCCACCAGGTCATCGTGACCAGGTCGCCGAACCACATGTGCGCGAGCTCGTGCAGCACGGTGTTCGCGCGGCTCTCGAGCTCGGCGTGGGTGGTCCGGCTGCGGTAGATGTACTCGTCGCGGATCGTCACGCAGCCCGCGTTCTCCATCGCGCCCATGTTGTACTCCGGCACGAACGCCTGGTCGTACTTGCCGAACGGGTACGGCGTACCGAACGCGCGCTCGAACAGCTCGAAGCCCTGCTTGGTCACCTCGAACAGGTCCTCGGTGTCGAGGTGGTCGGCCAGCGACGGCCGGCACAGCAGAGACAGCGGGTACGTTCCGTTCGGGCCTTCATAGGCGTCGGTGACGACGTGGTACGGACCGGCGACGACGGCGGTGATGTACGTCGACATCGGCACCGTCGGCGCGAACTCCCAGCGGGCCAGCTCCTCGCCGTTCTCACCGGTGTACGGCGTGGGCTCGGGGGTGGCCGCGTTGGAGATGACGACCCAGCGGGCCGGGGCGGAGACGGTGAAGGTGAAAGGGGCCTTGAGGTTCGGCTGCTCGAAGGTGGCGAAGACCCGGCGCGCGTCCGGGACCTCGAACTGGGTGTAGAGGTAGGTCTCCTTGTCGGCCGGGTCGACCGAGCGGTGCAGCCCTTCACCGGTGCGCGAGTAGATGCAGTCGGCGACCACGCGCAGCTCGTTGCGGTCCTGCAGCCCGTCCAGCTGGATCCGGGCGCCGTCGTACACGCTGTCCGGGTCGAGGCTGCGGCCGTTCAGGGTGATCTCGCGAACGCCTCCCGCGATCAGGTCGGCGAACGTGCTCGCGCCGCTCTCGGCGCCGAA
The Kribbella italica DNA segment above includes these coding regions:
- the pepN gene encoding aminopeptidase N gives rise to the protein MPGTNLTRDEARTRAGLLRDVSYAIELDLSTAASGAPTFASTTTLTFGAESGASTFADLIAGGVREITLNGRSLDPDSVYDGARIQLDGLQDRNELRVVADCIYSRTGEGLHRSVDPADKETYLYTQFEVPDARRVFATFEQPNLKAPFTFTVSAPARWVVISNAATPEPTPYTGENGEELARWEFAPTVPMSTYITAVVAGPYHVVTDAYEGPNGTYPLSLLCRPSLADHLDTEDLFEVTKQGFELFERAFGTPYPFGKYDQAFVPEYNMGAMENAGCVTIRDEYIYRSRTTHAELESRANTVLHELAHMWFGDLVTMTWWDDLWLNESFAEWASHWAQATATTKYADAWTTFCNARKTWAYRQDQLPSTHPIAADMVDFHAVEVNFDGITYAKGASTLRQLVAFVGEDTFVAALKEYFADHAFGNTELADLLKPLEKASGRDLDDWTERWLRTAGVNTLRADFAVDGNGAFTSFAIEQTAAADFPVLRPHRLAVGLYRRTDAGLVRTERFEVDIDGPRTELAELVGATQPDLVLLNDDDLTYAKIRLDERSRATLVESIDQLSESLPRALAWGATWDMTRDAEMPASQYVGIVLKGIRAETDLTGVRSLLGQATTAINNYAVPENRAALRAQYEEALAELLADAAAGSDHQLAFARAYIGGVFSGAGADRLAGWLDGTDLPDGLVVDTDLRWTLIIALARLGRIDGDAIDDELTRDSTITGQERAAQARAARPTAEAKEAAWQIAVESEDTPNETQFRTILGFQQPGQEELLRPYVGKYLSAAKDVYTRLGSSMGENVLVYLSPRNLAESSTLDALTGWLDTEAESLDAPTLRYVGEARADLVRALAAQRRDAEG